CATTCTCCTTGGTTATCTTCCCACCCTCTCCTGTGCCGGTGATTGTGGAGATGTCGAGTGCTGCTTGATTCGCCATCGCTTCCGCGAGTGGGGTGATTCTGGGCCTTCGTTGGGCTTCCTCATGATATCGCGTGACGTCTGCTTCCTTGATTCGTCCCTCTGCGCCCGTGCCCGTCACTAGGGCCAGGTCTACTCCGAGATCCTTTGCCAGACGCTTTGCTGCAGGGGTTGCCAGGATATCGCCTTTTTCCTTGGGCTTTTCGGCTTCTACTCTCGATGCGGCGCCGGCATATGCCGCCTTTGTCTCGGTAACATCGCCGGTCTGTGTTCCTTCCATCCGCTCGGGTTGTTCCCCTGATTCCGCGATCACGGCCACAATGGCGCCAACCGGGACGACCGCACCAGCGGGGACGACGATCTGGAAAAGAATTCCGGTGACAGGGGCTTCGACTTTGTTGGTGATCTTCTCCGTCTCCACCTCGAAAAGATCTTCGCCTTTCCGCACGTTATCTCCTTCATCCTTGTGCCACTTTGACACTTTTCCGGTCTTCATGGTCATACCGAGTTTCGGCATTGTGACGTGAACGCTCACTGGTACGGTCCTCCCGTTGGCGTAATCATGTGAAGTCACGGATCAAGAGGGAACGCTGCGGTGATTTTGCAACTACTATGCCAACGGACAGAATGCGTAGGTCCGTGGGCAGACGAAGAACACATTTTTCGTCGGGGCACACTCCCTGTGACACGAATTGTCTTTCGAAACAGCGATCTTCATGGAGACATAAGAAATCTGATTATCTGCGTGCAGTACTGTTCGATATTCGAACACCCAATTTCGACTTAAATGCTTGCTACGCGATAATGGCTGCTGTTCGCGTTCCGAACACTGTTCGCACATCGAACACGTATGCTCTGATCATGACGAAGCCCAACCCCCCTGTTCTCAATTCACAAGGCGTTGACATTTCCGGAGTGCTGGCATTAGCGCGACATCAAGCGCTGAAGATGGATCGGCATGGGACGCTAGAGGGATTCATATATGGCGTCATTATTGCATACCATTCAATTGGGCACGTCCCACCGAGCCTGATAGCTCGCCAGCTTATTTGACAACGCTAATCATGAGAAAGGTAGAAAGGAGTCTTGAACGAACTGCTCAAACAAATCGCTCAAGAAGAGAGCGTCCAAGAGTTGGATCTCCTGACCAGCTTTCAGAACGGACGAGTTGCCGTATTCAAGGCCCCTCCCAACGGCAGGGCCTTGGCAGTCGGTGAGAACCTTCGCGTAAAGGTGAACGCTAATATAGGCACTTCCGGTGACATTGCGGACGAGGATTTCGAGCTCAAAAAACTGGAAGCCGCTCTCAGTGCCGGCACAGACACGGTTATGGACCTTTCCACAGGTGGGAATCTGAGGGCTGTGCGTCGGAAGATTGTGGAGGCATCGTCGGTTCCAGTAGGTTCTGTTCCGATTTATGAGGCAATTGTGGACGCTGCTCGCCGGCGAGGGGCCGCCGATAGTATGAACCCGGACGAAATGTTGGATGCGATCCGGCTCCATGGCGAAGACGGCATAAGCTTTGTGACCGTCCACTGTGGCGTCACACTTTCGGGACTGTCTCAATTGCAGAACAATCCAAGAGTCTGCGGCATTGTGAGCAGAGGGGGGAGTTTCCTGGCACGGTGGATGCGGGCGAACAAAAAGGAAAACCCGCTCTTTGAACGATATGACGAGGTGCTGGACATCTGCAAACAATACGGAATGGTTCTTAGCCTCGGCGACGGTCTCAGACCGGGAGCAATCGCGGATTCAATGGATCAGGCCCAAGTAGATGAGCTGGTCACTATCGGGCAGCTGTTCCGTAGGGCGAGGCAAAGAGGAGTCCAGGCCATAATCGAAGGGCCGGGCCACGTCACTCTGGATCAGATTCCGGCGCAGGTGATGATGGAGAAGAGGCTATGCGATGATGCACCATTCTACCTGTTGGGACCTCTCGTGACTGACATTGCCCCCGGATTCGATCACATTACTTCAGCCATAGGAGCGGCCGTGGCGGCCGCTGCAGGAGCTGATTTCTTGTGCTACGTCACTCCGTCCGAACATCTCGGCCTTCCCGACGCGGACGACGTTCGTATCGGTGTTCTTGCCGCTCGTATATCCGGTCACGCTGGTGACCTGGTTCGGCGGCGCCCGGGTGCTCGGGAGTGGGATGAAAAAATGAGCCGGGCACGCAAAGACCGAAATTGGGGTGAACAGATACGCCAGGCCATAGACCCCGGTTTGGCCCTCAGCATCCGGAGGAAGACGTGCCCCGAGGATCACGAGACGTGCACGATGTGCGGTGATCTCTGCGCTTACAAGGCTGACTCCTTGATCTGAACTAGTCGCCGCTCGTTATTGTGCGGTCTCACTCCGCTTTTCTAAAAAGGTCGAGAGATTGTCGAGCATTCCAATATGCCGCAATTCGATATGCTTGATCTCTCTTTTTTTCTTACGGCTCGGAATCGGGAAGAGCAAACATCAACCTACGATAATCAAATAACAAATTCTGGAAGGGAGGTGGAATCGCAAGCATTTTGCCGTGATTTTCAGCAAGAGAGACAATATGGCAAAGAGTCGAACACATTCTCCCCGGGAATTTCTTTCGTCCAATGTACACGAGGAGGGAACATCGATGGCGTCAGAAAGCTCTGCGAAGATCAAGTGTGAAGGAATCAACCAAATAGCAATTGTAGTCAAGGATCTGGAGACTGTGGCGAAGCACTACTGGAACATCTTGGGTGTCGGACCTTGGTATATTTACGACTGGGAGGCACCGTTAGTCTACGATCGCAAGTATCACGGCAAAACTGTCTGGGCCAGGGAAAAGATAGCTTTGGCACAGGTCGGAGGTGTGCAACTTGAACTGGTCCAACCGGTTGAAGGCCCTTCTATCTATCAGGACTGGTTGGACGAACACGGAGAAGGATTGCACCATTTGAATTTCCTGGTTAACGATGTGGACGAGGCCGCGGGAGTATTGGCAGAACAAGGCTTCATAAGCATACAAAGCGGGCGTTTCGAACCCAAGGACCAGAAAGGAGCTTACAATTACATTGATATCAAGCCCCTGAGGGCGATCTGGGAACCTGTTCACATCGGGGAAGTAATTGGCGGGACGCCCACCATGTTTCCTGCAGCTTCAGAAGAAGGAGCACGCGGCGTGAGCCAGGAAAGCCCCGCGAGGATCACGTGCAGGGGAATTAACCAAGTCGCAATTGTAGTCAAAGATGTGACGAGCGTGGCGAAACACTATTGGAACATCTTGGGTATCGGGCCCTGGTACATTTACGACTGGGAGGCACCGTTAGTCTACGATCGCAAGTATCGCGGCAAAACTGTCTGGGCCAGGGAAAAGATAGCTTTGGCACAGGTCGGAGGTGTGCAACTTGAGCTGGTCCAACCGGTTGAAGGCCCTTCTATCTATCAGGACTGGTTGGACGAACACGGAGAGGGGTTACAACACTTGAATTTCCTGGTTAACGATGTGGACGAGGCCGCGGGAATATTGGCAGAACAAGGCTTCATGAGCATACAGAGCGGGCGTTTCGAACCCAAGGACCAGAAAGGAGCTTACAATTACATTGATATCAAGGCCTTGAGGGCGATCTGGGAACCCGTTCACATCGGGGAAGTAATTGGCGGGACGCCCTCCGTGTTTCCCTAACCTTCCTTCGCAATCACAATGATTGTGAATCTCAGGCTCGAAGGAGGCCCAAGATGGATCTAGGGTTAAAGGGCAAAGTGGCGTTGGTAACAGGAGCCAGCCAGGGCATCGGCAAAGCCTGCGCCCTGGCTTTGGCCGAGGAAGGTTGCAACTTGGCCGTCTGCGCCCGAAGAAGGGGGCCGCTGGAGCAGGCGGCTGAGGAGATGAAGGCCAAGGGAGTGGAAGTCCTTTGTGTAGCAGCAGATGTCACCCAACCGGAGGATCTCAAGAGTTTCGTCTCACAAGCCGTCCAGAAGTTTGGTCGTATTGACATCCTTGTCAATAATGCCGGCACGGGGCGGCTGAGCGACCCCATGGAATTAACTGAAGAGGAGTTCCGATACAACATGGATCTCATGCTGTTCGCACCCATCCAGTGTTCCAGGGCAGTGATTCCTCTCATGAAAACGCAGGGCGAAGGTCGCATCATCAACATTTCCTCCATATTTGGGAAGCAACCTGGAGGTCTGCTGGACTACGATGCCATCAAGGCAGCCGTGATCATGTTCACAAAAGACCTGAGCAACTACTTGGCAAAGGACAACATCCTCGTGAATGCTGTATGCCCGGGTCCTATCTGCACGCCGCTTTGGGAAGGCCCAGGGGCTTTGGGAGATCAACTGGGCCAAGTGCTAGGCACGTCAGGCCAGGAGGCAATCAAATGGTACGCCGGGCAAAACATCCCGCTTGGACACCACGGTGATGCCGAAGACATAGCCAACATGGTGGCATTCCTGGCATCTGATAGGGCTAAGTTCGTGACCGGCCAAGCGATAAATGTGGATGGTGGGATGGTGAAGTGCACGGTTTAACGAAGACATTGCTCAAAGGTGATTCAGGCTCGGGATTCTTGCTGTAAGGTTGCACTGAAAGGTTCTCCCAAGAATCGGTGTAACGGCAGATGAATCGCGCGAAAAGACGAATGCCCGTTTTTCCCCCAAGGATCCATTCAGTTATACGTGGGGAAAATCCCCCTACTCCCCTTTATAAAAGGGGGTAAAGAAGCAACCCGAAATTCCCCCCTTAGTAAAGGGGGGGTAGGGGTATAGGCGTTAAAATAAGAGCATCCTGCTAGGCCCCAGGCCTGACCGAAGACGCGTTCACGAATTCACAGGCATAAACCATCAAATAAAACAGATAATTGTCATTGCGAGGAGCGCAGCGACGTGGCAATCGCCTGGGACTCAGGCGCGTAATTTCATGCGATTGCTCCGCTTCGTTCACAGGCATCCTACGCACTCAGATAAAATACCTCTCGAGACTGAAGCCTTGCTCTCCGTAGTGTTATTTGAGGGTCACCAGTCATAAAGGACTTCCCAGTGATCCTGGAAGGATAAGTCGACTTGACTATAGCGATAGATCAACGTCTTGCCTGTACCGGGAGCATTACTTGCATCCTCCTTCCAGTATCGTAGCTCGATAGCCGGAAGGAGCCGCTTTCCATTCTTCGAACCAATCCTTTCTGGCGAAACTTCTATCCATTTCTCTTTTTCTTCTATTATCTTCCATACTGCGCCATCGATCTTGTTTCTTACTCTCTCTCCAACTCTCGGAAGCTTCAGGTCTCCTCTCAGCTCTTTGAATCGATACACCGGACGCTCTTCGTAATCGAGCATTCTGTCTCCGAGAATTTTGATGCCTATTGCTCCTAAAGGAGCAGTAATGAGGATCGAAAGGACTGCCACAGCGAGGATAACATCTCCCGATGCGACGCCCGCAGCCAGAGGAACGGCACCTATAGCAGCCTGGACGGTGGCTTTCGGAATGTAAGCGACAACACAGAAGAGCTTCTCTTTCCAAGTGAGAGGAGTGCCGAGAAGAGAAACGTAGGTTCCAACGCTGCGGAATACCAGCCCTACGAGGATTACCAGAGTCCCGGTTAAACCGGCCTGCCATGCCACATGGATGTTTACCTGAGCGCCCACAAGCACGAAGAGAAGAAGTTCCGCTAGCACCCACACTGTTTTGAGTTTATGCGAAATGATGTGGGCTATGGGTTCCGCTTTCTCAAGGATAATGAATCCTATGGCCATCACTCCGAGAAGCGATGCAATCGGCACAGTCTTTTGAAAAGCATGTTCCAACCAGGTCAGCAGGATAGCCACCGCAACTACGAGAAGAGTACGCTTAGGGGGTTTCCAGTCGTACCGTTGAAACACTCGAACAAGTGCGTAGCCCGGAATTATGCCTACAAGAATTCCGAGCCCGATGGACAGAGGAATCTCGGCCAGTTTTGCAGCAACATTGATCTCACCGCCTCCGTACATTCCCAGAAAAATAGTAAACAGTACTATTACGAAAACATCGTCAACTGAGGAAGCCCCAAGGAGCAGCGTGGGAATCCCTTTTTTTGTTCCTCGTCCGCGATCCATGAAATCAATCATGAGCGGAACAACGACTGCCGGAGAAACCGCGGCAAGTATGGAGCCGAGTATGGCTGCTTCAAGATAGGAGATGTGAAGGAGTGAAGGACCTACCAGTACGACTCCGACGATTTCGAAAACTGCAGGAACAGCGCTCATGGTGAGAGCCGCCCGCCCAACCCGGTTCAAGGTGTCTTTGTGAAGCTCAAAACCCGCTCGAAGCAAGATGACGATAAGAGCGATCATCCTGAAATCAGCCGAAACCTGCATCATCTGAGGACTCATGATGTCGAGGATCTGGGGTCCTACGATGAGTCCCACTATGAGCATGCCAACCAGTCCGGGAAGACTCATGCGACGAAACAGATAATCCCCCATCAGGCCGAGCACAATAATAAGAGCCAAACTGAAAGCCATGGAGAAGCCCCCAAATTCGAATGTAAAAAGTTCGTTTCCTGGCGCACAGTTTTTTCAGGACACAAAAAAACCATCCGGTGAATACCAGGATGGGGCATGATTCTTCGTCTGTGAAGACTCCTACCCCTGAACAGTAGGAGTCATCAGCCGAATCCGGCTCGGCGGTTAATTAGGCAGACTCCATTGCCTCGTGCGAGAAAATCTAACGAAAACTTTCCGAATATGCAAGCCTGGACGTTCCGGAAAAATGGGCCTTCCGGAACTCCATTTATTCCTTGCTTCACAAAGTTCGGGAAGGAACTTCTTGTGAGAAGCTCCTCCCCATAGCTGCAGTTATCGGGCGGCATCCGGACAAAAGACTTTGGTGCCGTTAATATCCTTTTTCTTCATCTCGGTGCTTCTTTCAATACGCCTCCAGGCCCGATCCTGCTTTTCCTGTTCGTCCTCCATTTGTCTCCATTTCTGATTGATAGTGGCTCGTTGATTTCCACGTGATTGCGCCTGATCGACAGAAAACATCAAACCCAGGACAATGGCGATTCCGAAAACGATACACTTCTTCATAGCATCCTCCTCGAACGCTGATGATTCAGGGACAGAGTCTACGGATATCTCCAGAGAAGGGCTGAGGCTTGCTCCGCCCCTCCCGGTTTATTTCCTTTTTTCAGTATTTGATCTGCAAAATCTGCTTGAGAGGGCCTAGTGGCCTACGATCATTATCGTGCAGGCATTCTTCAAGAAGAGAATTGCTCCCCAGAAGAATGTCTTCTCACAAGGATTTCGCTTAAGAACGAGGAGGC
The sequence above is a segment of the Desulfomonile tiedjei DSM 6799 genome. Coding sequences within it:
- a CDS encoding cation:proton antiporter, yielding MAFSLALIIVLGLMGDYLFRRMSLPGLVGMLIVGLIVGPQILDIMSPQMMQVSADFRMIALIVILLRAGFELHKDTLNRVGRAALTMSAVPAVFEIVGVVLVGPSLLHISYLEAAILGSILAAVSPAVVVPLMIDFMDRGRGTKKGIPTLLLGASSVDDVFVIVLFTIFLGMYGGGEINVAAKLAEIPLSIGLGILVGIIPGYALVRVFQRYDWKPPKRTLLVVAVAILLTWLEHAFQKTVPIASLLGVMAIGFIILEKAEPIAHIISHKLKTVWVLAELLLFVLVGAQVNIHVAWQAGLTGTLVILVGLVFRSVGTYVSLLGTPLTWKEKLFCVVAYIPKATVQAAIGAVPLAAGVASGDVILAVAVLSILITAPLGAIGIKILGDRMLDYEERPVYRFKELRGDLKLPRVGERVRNKIDGAVWKIIEEKEKWIEVSPERIGSKNGKRLLPAIELRYWKEDASNAPGTGKTLIYRYSQVDLSFQDHWEVLYDW
- a CDS encoding SDR family NAD(P)-dependent oxidoreductase; the protein is MDLGLKGKVALVTGASQGIGKACALALAEEGCNLAVCARRRGPLEQAAEEMKAKGVEVLCVAADVTQPEDLKSFVSQAVQKFGRIDILVNNAGTGRLSDPMELTEEEFRYNMDLMLFAPIQCSRAVIPLMKTQGEGRIINISSIFGKQPGGLLDYDAIKAAVIMFTKDLSNYLAKDNILVNAVCPGPICTPLWEGPGALGDQLGQVLGTSGQEAIKWYAGQNIPLGHHGDAEDIANMVAFLASDRAKFVTGQAINVDGGMVKCTV
- a CDS encoding VOC family protein, which codes for MASESSAKIKCEGINQIAIVVKDLETVAKHYWNILGVGPWYIYDWEAPLVYDRKYHGKTVWAREKIALAQVGGVQLELVQPVEGPSIYQDWLDEHGEGLHHLNFLVNDVDEAAGVLAEQGFISIQSGRFEPKDQKGAYNYIDIKPLRAIWEPVHIGEVIGGTPTMFPAASEEGARGVSQESPARITCRGINQVAIVVKDVTSVAKHYWNILGIGPWYIYDWEAPLVYDRKYRGKTVWAREKIALAQVGGVQLELVQPVEGPSIYQDWLDEHGEGLQHLNFLVNDVDEAAGILAEQGFMSIQSGRFEPKDQKGAYNYIDIKALRAIWEPVHIGEVIGGTPSVFP
- the thiC gene encoding phosphomethylpyrimidine synthase ThiC translates to MNELLKQIAQEESVQELDLLTSFQNGRVAVFKAPPNGRALAVGENLRVKVNANIGTSGDIADEDFELKKLEAALSAGTDTVMDLSTGGNLRAVRRKIVEASSVPVGSVPIYEAIVDAARRRGAADSMNPDEMLDAIRLHGEDGISFVTVHCGVTLSGLSQLQNNPRVCGIVSRGGSFLARWMRANKKENPLFERYDEVLDICKQYGMVLSLGDGLRPGAIADSMDQAQVDELVTIGQLFRRARQRGVQAIIEGPGHVTLDQIPAQVMMEKRLCDDAPFYLLGPLVTDIAPGFDHITSAIGAAVAAAAGADFLCYVTPSEHLGLPDADDVRIGVLAARISGHAGDLVRRRPGAREWDEKMSRARKDRNWGEQIRQAIDPGLALSIRRKTCPEDHETCTMCGDLCAYKADSLI